One stretch of Desulfobaccales bacterium DNA includes these proteins:
- a CDS encoding PAS domain-containing protein, translated as MSPGRQSYNLAIVGGGRQGLALLEALTTTRREGTPLKVVAVADKDPEAPGVRFAREHQLLTTSDAAELLKLPEVDIIVNATGDPELSRTLEAQVPERCLVLNLDRPVAGEDFFDLISMDLAPLPEDHPLKVGIVGGGKAGYEILEHLARDDRYRGRLQIIGVADPNPEAPGLALARELGLPTYPNCYPLLSQEPDLILELTGDPEVRERILQIKGPATQIIDHIRARLFWDLLKREEDRLRQKVAQELRLASQRSRFQRIFDHLPDPVIVLRSDYVVEEANRPFLQRFQKSPEEVIGRPCYEVFHQFDEPCDRKGMICPLHRVLETNEPAQVLQSSRNPDGTVRYDEISMSLLTAPEWRRPRVIEVIKDVTERKRLEAELRHSEKRARDLLLRTIKDKVFLETIVNGIADHMMVIDLDYRIIEVNRALLEMVGMKKEQVVGRHCYEISHHLHEPCQLPDHPCPLNEAVQTGKAASATHVHFDKEGRERYYHVVCHPLKDESGQVVQVVDLSRDITQEVMGRMRTLHEDKMASLGKLAASVVHEINNPLTGILNFIKLMQAIMDQGTPTEADLAEFRRYLDTVYQETQRVSRTLANLLTFSRKTKPEAKPLDLNAVLEAALSLVSYQLRLQGITVERRYAPDLAPVLADKGQMTQVFLNLFLNAIDAMPEGGTLTLTTRNTRRREVEVKVTDTGKGIPKEHLSQIFEPFFTTKKTASGAGLGLSVVYGIIRDHKGVIKVDSVVGKGSTFSIRLPAYVAKDEHVAA; from the coding sequence ATGAGTCCCGGCAGACAGTCATATAACCTGGCCATTGTGGGGGGCGGGCGCCAGGGTCTGGCGCTTCTGGAGGCCCTGACCACCACCCGCCGGGAGGGGACCCCCCTCAAGGTGGTGGCGGTGGCGGACAAGGACCCGGAGGCCCCCGGGGTGCGGTTCGCCCGGGAACACCAGCTTCTCACCACCTCCGACGCCGCCGAGCTCCTGAAATTGCCGGAAGTGGACATCATCGTCAACGCCACCGGCGACCCGGAGCTCTCCCGCACCCTGGAAGCCCAGGTGCCGGAGCGCTGCCTGGTGCTCAATCTGGACCGCCCGGTGGCCGGGGAGGACTTCTTTGACCTCATCTCCATGGATCTGGCGCCCCTGCCGGAAGACCACCCCCTGAAGGTGGGCATTGTGGGAGGGGGCAAGGCGGGCTATGAGATCCTGGAACACTTGGCCCGGGATGATCGCTATCGGGGCCGTCTGCAGATCATCGGGGTGGCCGATCCCAATCCGGAGGCGCCGGGCCTCGCCTTGGCCCGGGAGCTGGGCCTCCCCACCTACCCCAACTGCTACCCCCTGCTGTCCCAAGAACCGGACCTGATCCTGGAGCTCACCGGCGACCCCGAGGTCAGGGAGCGCATCCTGCAAATCAAAGGGCCCGCCACCCAGATCATCGATCACATCCGGGCCCGGCTCTTTTGGGACCTGCTGAAGCGGGAGGAGGACCGCCTCCGCCAGAAGGTGGCCCAGGAACTGCGTCTGGCCAGCCAGCGCAGCCGCTTCCAGCGCATCTTCGATCACCTGCCGGACCCGGTCATTGTCCTGCGCTCCGATTATGTGGTGGAGGAGGCCAACCGGCCCTTCCTGCAACGTTTCCAGAAATCCCCGGAGGAGGTCATCGGCCGCCCCTGCTACGAGGTTTTCCATCAATTTGATGAGCCGTGCGACCGCAAGGGCATGATCTGCCCCCTGCACCGGGTGCTGGAGACCAACGAGCCCGCTCAGGTGCTGCAATCCTCCCGCAATCCCGACGGCACGGTGCGCTACGATGAGATCAGCATGTCGCTCCTCACCGCCCCGGAGTGGCGCCGGCCCCGGGTCATCGAGGTCATCAAGGACGTCACGGAGCGCAAAAGGCTGGAGGCGGAACTGAGGCACTCGGAGAAGCGGGCCCGGGACCTCTTGCTTAGGACCATCAAGGACAAGGTGTTTCTCGAGACCATCGTCAACGGCATCGCCGACCACATGATGGTCATCGATCTGGATTACCGCATCATCGAGGTCAACCGGGCGCTTCTGGAGATGGTGGGCATGAAAAAGGAGCAGGTGGTGGGGCGCCACTGCTATGAAATCTCCCATCACCTGCATGAACCCTGCCAGTTGCCGGATCACCCCTGCCCCCTGAACGAAGCGGTGCAGACCGGCAAGGCCGCCTCCGCCACCCACGTGCACTTCGACAAGGAAGGCCGGGAACGCTACTACCATGTGGTCTGCCATCCCCTGAAGGATGAATCCGGCCAGGTGGTGCAGGTGGTGGACCTCTCCCGGGACATCACCCAGGAAGTGATGGGGCGCATGCGCACCCTGCACGAAGACAAGATGGCCTCCCTGGGGAAACTGGCCGCCAGCGTGGTGCATGAGATCAACAATCCCCTGACCGGGATCCTCAATTTCATCAAGCTGATGCAGGCCATCATGGACCAGGGCACGCCCACGGAGGCGGACCTGGCCGAGTTTCGCCGCTATCTGGATACGGTCTATCAGGAGACCCAGCGGGTGAGCCGCACTTTGGCCAATCTTCTGACCTTCTCCCGCAAAACCAAGCCCGAGGCCAAACCCCTGGACCTCAACGCGGTGCTGGAGGCCGCCTTGTCGTTGGTGAGCTATCAACTGCGTCTCCAGGGGATTACGGTGGAACGGCGCTATGCCCCCGATCTGGCTCCGGTGTTGGCGGACAAAGGCCAGATGACCCAGGTCTTTCTCAACCTGTTCCTGAACGCCATCGACGCCATGCCCGAGGGCGGTACCCTGACCCTGACCACCAGAAACACCCGGCGCCGGGAGGTGGAGGTGAAGGTGACCGACACCGGCAAGGGCATCCCCAAAGAACACCTCTCCCAGATCTTTGAACCCTTCTTCACCACCAAGAAGACCGCCTCCGGCGCCGGCCTGGGGCTGTCGGTGGTGTACGGCATCATCCGGGATCACAAGGGCGTTATCAAAGTGGACAGCGTGGTGGGCAAGGGCAGCACCTTCTCCATCCGCCTGCCCGCCTATGTCGCAAAGGACGAGCATGTTGCCGCATAA
- a CDS encoding glycine cleavage system protein H yields MTQGILDEKKPCIWMEAGVIDYKICDKDFECEHCELDRALTAAAAAQIAKRKGHPKPVSSWEEKMRQRFGEQQCRLMMTRLCHECSFDELLEEQFEFFLAPERPRVQEIMGVAVPTSSFLHRGHTWVALENAGRVRVGLDDFCVHLFGVPEELRLPEVGDQVRADHPLFTLVRQGKEAPILSPICGFIEAVNPAVKEHPALVHDDPYGAGWLFLVSPSDLKTDLEKMLFGQCNVAWIEHETHRLLNLLQSEAGLTLPSGGTLVDDLIGNYPQLGWDRLVKEFLHSK; encoded by the coding sequence ATGACTCAGGGCATCCTCGACGAAAAGAAGCCGTGCATCTGGATGGAGGCCGGCGTCATCGATTACAAGATCTGCGACAAGGATTTTGAGTGCGAGCACTGTGAGCTGGACCGGGCTCTCACCGCCGCGGCCGCCGCCCAGATCGCCAAGCGCAAGGGGCATCCCAAACCGGTGTCCTCCTGGGAGGAGAAGATGCGCCAGCGCTTCGGGGAGCAGCAGTGCCGCCTGATGATGACCCGTCTCTGCCATGAGTGCTCCTTCGATGAGCTTCTGGAGGAGCAGTTTGAATTCTTCCTGGCGCCGGAGCGCCCCCGGGTGCAGGAGATTATGGGGGTGGCGGTGCCCACTTCCAGCTTCCTCCACCGGGGCCACACCTGGGTGGCCCTGGAGAACGCCGGCCGGGTGCGGGTGGGCCTGGATGATTTCTGCGTGCACCTCTTCGGCGTCCCCGAAGAGCTGCGCCTCCCCGAGGTGGGGGACCAGGTCAGGGCCGACCATCCCCTCTTTACCCTGGTGCGCCAGGGAAAGGAAGCCCCCATCCTCTCCCCTATCTGCGGCTTCATCGAGGCGGTCAACCCGGCGGTTAAGGAACACCCCGCCCTGGTGCACGACGACCCCTACGGCGCCGGCTGGCTCTTCCTCGTCTCCCCCTCGGATCTCAAGACCGACCTGGAGAAGATGCTCTTCGGGCAATGCAACGTGGCCTGGATTGAGCACGAGACCCACCGGCTTCTCAACCTGCTGCAGTCCGAGGCGGGGCTCACCCTGCCCTCCGGGGGCACCCTGGTGGATGACCTCATCGGCAACTATCCCCAGCTGGGCTGGGACCGCCTAGTCAAGGAGTTCCTCCACAGCAAGTGA
- a CDS encoding sigma-54 dependent transcriptional regulator, with product MLPHKKIRILVVDDEPSIRESLSGWLKRSGYEVDTAPDGPTALAKCEESHFDIALIDVKMPEMDGITLLKKLKELDPDTSVLMMTAHGDIQDAVQAIKAGAYDYLLKPFELEELTFTINKMVEMQTLAMENLILKDRLASMTRFENLVGQSPPMLKLYETILDVAKTDVTVLITGETGTGKELVARAIHAQSPRCYSPFIAINCGAFTEHLLESELFGHEKGAFTDAKYTKKGRLEMANGGTLFLDEVGDISMKMQIDLLRVLETHEFTRVGGTTVLKSDFRVIAATNQDLQEAIKRKTFRQDLYYRLNVVHIHVPPLRERVEDIPLLAQHFLRRYATEMKKKIDSIHPKALEAMQRYPWPGNVRELENAIERAVVIGKGRQIKLSDLPFLEAGEEGPDYTDLSLEEMERRHIARVLAAKGRNLSHVARVLRINRSTLYEKIKKYGLST from the coding sequence ATGTTGCCGCATAAGAAGATCCGCATTCTGGTGGTGGATGACGAGCCCAGCATCCGGGAATCCTTGAGCGGCTGGCTGAAGCGCTCCGGCTACGAGGTGGATACCGCCCCGGACGGGCCCACGGCCTTGGCCAAATGCGAGGAGAGCCACTTCGACATCGCCCTCATCGACGTCAAGATGCCGGAGATGGACGGCATCACCCTCCTCAAAAAACTGAAGGAGCTGGACCCGGACACCTCCGTGCTCATGATGACCGCCCACGGGGACATTCAGGACGCGGTGCAGGCCATCAAGGCGGGAGCCTACGACTACCTCCTCAAGCCCTTCGAGCTGGAGGAGCTCACCTTCACCATCAACAAGATGGTGGAGATGCAGACCCTGGCCATGGAGAACCTCATCCTCAAGGACCGCCTGGCCTCCATGACCCGCTTTGAGAACCTGGTGGGCCAGTCCCCGCCCATGCTCAAGCTGTATGAGACCATCCTGGATGTGGCCAAGACCGACGTCACCGTGCTCATCACCGGAGAGACGGGCACCGGCAAAGAGCTGGTGGCCCGGGCCATCCACGCCCAGAGTCCCCGCTGTTATTCGCCCTTCATCGCCATCAACTGCGGCGCCTTCACCGAGCATCTGCTGGAAAGCGAACTCTTCGGCCATGAGAAGGGCGCCTTCACCGACGCCAAATACACCAAGAAAGGCCGCCTGGAGATGGCCAACGGCGGCACCCTCTTCCTGGATGAAGTGGGCGACATCTCCATGAAGATGCAGATTGACCTCCTGCGTGTCCTGGAGACCCACGAGTTCACCCGGGTGGGGGGCACCACCGTCTTAAAAAGCGACTTTCGGGTCATCGCCGCCACCAACCAGGACCTGCAGGAGGCCATTAAGCGCAAGACCTTCCGCCAGGACCTCTACTACCGCCTCAACGTGGTGCACATCCATGTGCCGCCCTTAAGGGAGCGGGTGGAGGACATTCCGCTTTTGGCCCAGCATTTCCTGAGGCGCTACGCCACGGAGATGAAAAAGAAGATCGATTCCATCCACCCCAAGGCCCTGGAGGCCATGCAGCGCTATCCCTGGCCGGGGAACGTCAGGGAGCTGGAAAACGCCATCGAGCGGGCGGTGGTCATCGGCAAGGGCCGGCAGATCAAGCTCTCGGACCTGCCTTTCCTCGAAGCGGGGGAAGAGGGACCGGATTACACCGACCTGTCCCTGGAGGAGATGGAACGGCGCCACATCGCCCGGGTGCTGGCCGCCAAGGGCAGGAATCTCTCCCATGTCGCCCGGGTCCTGCGCATCAACCGCTCCACCTTATACGAAAAAATTAAGAAATACGGCCTCTCCACCTAA